A portion of the Alphaproteobacteria bacterium genome contains these proteins:
- a CDS encoding CoA ester lyase, protein MSFTIVEEVTPRLNRSELAVPGSSPRFFEKAAAGEADIVFLDLEDAVAPDDKPQARKNVIQAINDLDWGEGRLSVRINGLDTHYMYRDVVDVLEGAPDKLDLLMIPKAGTAADVYAVDMLVTQIEQATKATRRIGFELIIETALGMQNVHQIAAASRRNESLHFGVADYAASTKARTTSMGGPNADYHVLTDPDETGNRDVHWGDMWHYPMARMEVAARANGLRPVDGPFGDIKDPDGYTAQANRGSVLGYE, encoded by the coding sequence ATGAGTTTCACCATCGTCGAGGAAGTGACACCCCGCCTCAATCGTTCGGAACTGGCGGTGCCCGGCTCCTCGCCGCGCTTTTTCGAGAAGGCGGCGGCGGGCGAGGCCGACATCGTCTTCCTCGATCTCGAGGACGCCGTGGCGCCCGACGACAAACCCCAGGCGCGCAAGAACGTGATCCAGGCGATCAACGATCTCGACTGGGGCGAGGGCCGGCTGTCGGTGCGTATCAACGGTCTCGATACCCACTACATGTACCGCGACGTGGTCGACGTTCTCGAGGGCGCCCCCGACAAGCTCGACCTCCTCATGATCCCCAAGGCGGGCACGGCGGCCGACGTTTACGCCGTCGACATGCTGGTCACCCAGATCGAGCAGGCCACCAAGGCCACCAGGCGCATCGGCTTTGAGCTCATCATCGAGACGGCGCTCGGCATGCAGAACGTGCACCAGATCGCGGCGGCCAGCCGGCGCAACGAGTCGCTGCACTTCGGCGTCGCCGATTATGCCGCGTCGACCAAGGCGCGCACCACCTCCATGGGCGGACCCAACGCCGACTACCACGTGCTCACCGACCCCGACGAGACGGGCAACCGAGACGTCCATTGGGGCGACATGTGGCACTACCCCATGGCGCGCATGGAGGTGGCGGCGCGGGCCAACGGCTTGAGGCCGGTGGACGGCCCCTTCGGCGACATCAAGGACCCGGACGGCTACACGGCGCAGGCCAACCGTGGCTCGGTGCTCGGCTACGAGG
- a CDS encoding site-specific tyrosine recombinase XerD — protein MDDRHIEAFLEMMSAERGAAQATLQSYRQDLLALSAFLAGRGLAPLAAQASQLRDFLAAEARAGRAPATVRRRLSTVRQFFRFLYAEGWRGDDPTTAIEGPSAPRPLPKILSQAEVDGLLVAARKRPGAAGRRLEAAIEILYATGLRVSELVALPLSATATDNRLLLVRGKGGRERLVPLGQAAREAIGRYLALRDKFSAGSGAGASPWLFPSRGAAGHLTGRRLAQLLKELAPAAGLDPRRLSPHVLRHAFASHLLAHGADLRAVQQMLGHADISTTQIYTHVLEERLKALVENHHPLAAPSATKAGR, from the coding sequence ATGGACGATCGCCACATCGAGGCCTTTCTCGAGATGATGTCGGCCGAGCGTGGTGCCGCCCAGGCGACGTTGCAGAGCTATCGCCAGGATCTTTTGGCTCTGAGCGCCTTCCTGGCCGGGCGCGGCCTGGCGCCATTGGCCGCCCAGGCTTCTCAGCTGCGGGATTTTCTGGCCGCCGAGGCGCGGGCCGGGAGGGCGCCGGCCACCGTCCGGCGGCGGCTATCGACGGTCCGACAGTTCTTCCGCTTTCTCTATGCCGAGGGCTGGCGCGGCGACGATCCCACCACCGCCATCGAGGGCCCCAGCGCACCGCGCCCGTTGCCCAAGATCCTTTCGCAAGCCGAGGTCGACGGCTTGCTGGTAGCGGCCCGGAAGCGCCCCGGGGCGGCCGGCCGCCGGCTCGAGGCCGCCATCGAGATCCTTTACGCCACGGGCCTGAGGGTTTCCGAACTGGTAGCGCTGCCGCTGTCCGCCACGGCCACCGACAACCGGCTGCTGCTGGTGCGTGGCAAGGGCGGGCGCGAACGCCTGGTGCCGCTGGGCCAGGCCGCCCGCGAGGCCATCGGGCGCTACCTGGCGCTGCGCGACAAATTTTCCGCTGGTTCAGGGGCTGGGGCCTCGCCCTGGCTGTTTCCTTCGCGCGGCGCGGCCGGGCACCTCACCGGCCGCCGCCTGGCGCAGTTGCTCAAGGAGCTGGCGCCGGCGGCCGGTCTCGATCCCCGACGCCTCTCGCCGCACGTGCTGCGCCACGCCTTCGCCAGCCACCTTTTGGCCCATGGCGCCGATCTCAGGGCGGTGCAGCAGATGCTGGGTCACGCCGACATCTCGACTACCCAGATTTACACCCACGTGCTGGAGGAACGCCTCAAGGCCCTGGTCGAGAACCATCATCCTCTGGCCGCACCGTCCGCCACCAAGGCCGGCAGATGA